In one Polynucleobacter sp. JS-JIR-5-A7 genomic region, the following are encoded:
- the soxA gene encoding sulfur oxidation c-type cytochrome SoxA, with the protein MQRKFTLGLASGVLATILSISSSSYAQNATDDIAKYREMIADGNPSELYEAAGEELWKKPAGPKNATLEKCDLGLGPGVVKGAAAQLPRYFKDTNKVQDLESRLMTCMQKLQGRDLQEIVDAPFQKGPKKDMEAIVAYVVTLSKGDKIKVSTNHPKEKEMYELGKRAFYFQGGPMDFSCASCHGEDGKRIRLQDLPNITTQKGAALGWGYWPAYRVSSGQFWTMQQRLNDCYRQQRFPFPIYGSDLTVALSMYMAKNANGGTVETPGLKR; encoded by the coding sequence ATGCAGCGTAAATTCACCTTAGGCTTAGCCTCAGGAGTATTGGCAACAATCTTGTCAATTTCATCTTCGTCGTATGCGCAAAATGCAACAGACGATATTGCAAAGTATCGCGAGATGATTGCAGATGGAAATCCTTCCGAGCTGTATGAAGCTGCGGGTGAAGAGTTATGGAAAAAACCAGCCGGTCCTAAAAACGCCACACTTGAGAAGTGTGATTTAGGTCTAGGGCCTGGAGTTGTGAAAGGTGCAGCAGCACAACTGCCACGCTACTTCAAAGATACTAATAAAGTTCAAGATCTTGAGTCACGCTTGATGACGTGTATGCAAAAGCTACAGGGTCGTGACCTGCAAGAAATAGTTGATGCCCCCTTTCAAAAGGGGCCTAAGAAGGATATGGAGGCGATTGTGGCTTACGTAGTCACTTTATCTAAGGGTGACAAGATTAAAGTGAGCACGAATCATCCTAAAGAAAAAGAAATGTATGAGCTTGGGAAGCGTGCATTCTATTTCCAAGGTGGTCCCATGGATTTTTCCTGCGCGTCTTGTCACGGTGAGGATGGTAAGCGGATTCGCTTGCAAGACCTGCCTAACATCACTACACAAAAGGGTGCTGCTTTGGGTTGGGGATATTGGCCAGCTTATCGTGTCTCAAGCGGACAGTTTTGGACCATGCAGCAGCGTTTGAACGATTGCTATCGTCAGCAGCGTTTCCCATTCCCGATTTATGGCTCTGATTTGACTGTAGCTTTGTCGATGTATATGGCAAAGAACGCCAATGGTGGAACAGTTGAAACTCCTGGTTTGAAGCGTTAA
- the soxZ gene encoding thiosulfate oxidation carrier complex protein SoxZ — translation MADPMRVRAAENGGIVDVKILMKHDMESGQRKDAAGKTIPAWFISTINVKANGKDVLNGQFGPAVSKDPFLNFKYKGAKGDKIVVSWVDSKGDKRTDEATAS, via the coding sequence ATGGCTGATCCAATGCGCGTTAGAGCTGCTGAGAACGGTGGAATTGTGGATGTAAAAATTTTGATGAAGCACGATATGGAATCTGGTCAGCGTAAAGATGCTGCCGGTAAAACGATTCCTGCATGGTTCATTAGCACAATCAATGTCAAGGCAAATGGTAAAGATGTATTGAATGGTCAATTTGGTCCAGCAGTTTCTAAGGATCCATTTTTGAACTTCAAATACAAAGGCGCCAAAGGCGACAAGATTGTGGTGAGTTGGGTCGATAGCAAAGGTGACAAGCGCACCGATGAAGCAACTGCTTCTTAA
- the soxY gene encoding thiosulfate oxidation carrier protein SoxY — protein sequence MNQQRRSLLKYSAVFGLMASAGLISVAQAQEWNKAAFEGKSLDDVFKILGAGSPDKSAAVTLNAPDIAENGAVVPVGITTTLKAEQMAILVEKNPSSLAAQFFIPAGTEPFVTTRIKMGQTSNVYALVKADGKWSMAVKEVKVTLGGCGG from the coding sequence ATGAATCAGCAGCGACGCAGTTTATTGAAATATTCAGCTGTTTTTGGCTTGATGGCTTCTGCGGGTCTTATTAGCGTAGCCCAAGCGCAAGAGTGGAATAAAGCCGCTTTTGAAGGCAAGAGCTTAGATGATGTATTCAAAATCTTAGGCGCAGGTAGCCCAGATAAATCTGCTGCCGTCACTTTGAATGCTCCTGATATTGCAGAAAATGGCGCAGTAGTTCCCGTTGGCATTACAACTACTCTCAAGGCAGAGCAAATGGCTATCTTGGTTGAAAAAAACCCAAGCTCCTTGGCTGCACAATTCTTCATTCCTGCTGGTACTGAGCCGTTTGTAACTACTCGTATCAAAATGGGTCAAACCTCCAATGTTTATGCTTTGGTAAAAGCGGATGGCAAGTGGAGCATGGCCGTTAAGGAAGTGAAAGTCACATTAGGTGGTTGCGGCGGTTAA
- a CDS encoding c-type cytochrome: MSKLDKLFARLALLALAVFSSQLAYAQSSQGATQYSGIGRNATPAEVIAWDIDVRSDFKGLPKGSGSVEQGQAIWESKCASCHGVFGESNEIFTPIAGGTTVDDIKTGRVASLSDRKQPQRTTLMKVPTVSTLWDYIYRAMPWNAPRSLTPDETYALVAFILSLGEIVPDDFVLSNANIAEVQKKMPNRNGMTRNHGFWSVNGKPDVNGSSCMSNCIKFVQIGSTLPDFARNAHGNIAEQNRLYGPYRGADTTKPSMDKLPGSAGEGLAHAADTHAASTKGPAALFKNENCSACHAPNAKLVGPSIADIAAKYKDQNGAQEKLMAKVKNGGSGVWGAIPMPPQPQLSNEDRAILVRWVLTGQ; encoded by the coding sequence ATGTCCAAGTTGGATAAATTATTTGCTCGTCTAGCGCTATTAGCCCTTGCGGTATTTTCTTCTCAGCTTGCCTATGCGCAAAGTTCACAAGGCGCTACTCAGTATTCAGGCATCGGCCGTAATGCCACACCGGCAGAAGTGATTGCATGGGATATTGATGTTCGTTCTGACTTTAAGGGTTTGCCGAAGGGATCTGGCTCTGTAGAACAAGGGCAGGCAATTTGGGAATCTAAATGTGCTAGCTGTCATGGCGTCTTCGGGGAATCTAATGAGATCTTCACCCCAATCGCTGGCGGAACGACAGTAGATGACATCAAAACTGGCAGGGTTGCGTCCTTGTCGGATCGTAAGCAACCACAGCGTACTACCTTGATGAAAGTTCCCACCGTTTCTACTTTGTGGGATTACATCTATCGCGCCATGCCTTGGAATGCACCCAGATCTTTAACGCCGGATGAAACCTATGCTCTTGTTGCATTTATTTTGAGCTTGGGTGAAATTGTTCCGGATGATTTCGTCTTGAGTAATGCCAATATCGCTGAAGTGCAGAAAAAGATGCCGAACCGAAATGGCATGACTCGAAATCACGGCTTTTGGAGCGTCAATGGTAAGCCAGATGTGAATGGTTCTTCATGTATGAGCAATTGCATCAAGTTTGTGCAAATCGGGTCTACGCTCCCTGACTTTGCCAGAAATGCCCATGGCAACATTGCAGAGCAAAATCGCCTCTATGGTCCATACCGAGGTGCAGACACAACCAAGCCGTCAATGGACAAGTTACCCGGTTCTGCGGGTGAGGGCTTGGCCCATGCCGCTGATACCCATGCTGCATCTACAAAAGGGCCAGCAGCATTATTTAAGAATGAAAACTGCTCTGCTTGCCATGCGCCAAACGCGAAGTTAGTAGGTCCATCGATTGCCGATATTGCAGCAAAATATAAAGACCAGAACGGGGCTCAGGAGAAGCTAATGGCTAAAGTCAAAAATGGCGGTTCAGGCGTGTGGGGAGCAATTCCGATGCCGCCACAGCCTCAGTTATCCAATGAAGACAGGGCAATACTTGTGCGCTGGGTACTTACGGGACAATAG
- the soxC gene encoding sulfite dehydrogenase: MEKSAHRARLVKAPEHFVSQDLIADINANGIDETRRGFLRKGFLSAVGGAAAGLTAPMAFAVGEGDPAILEKQEWQTTLGKNVATMPYGVPSIYEANLIRRESPGLTRVAASSVAFTPLQGLFGTITPNGLHFERHHQGWYNLNPETHRLMVNGMVKNARVFTMNDLMRLPSVSRTHFIECGANTGLEWGNVAVPTVQYTHGMLSCCEFTGVPLKVLLEECGADLKKGKFLLAEGGDGSGMTRTINLESCLEDTIVAWSMNGEMLRPENGFPLRLVVPGVQGVSWVKWLRRLEVGDMPWNTKDEAVHYIELMPNGMHRQYASIQECKSVITTPSGGQQLLDKGFYNISGMAWSGRGKIKRVDVSFDGGNNWRTARLETPVLTKSITRFNIDWVWDGSPAILQSRAVDDTGYIQPSIKVLRDLRGNRSIYHNNAIQSWKLDSNGEVSNVQVG; the protein is encoded by the coding sequence GTGGAGAAGTCTGCCCATCGAGCTCGTTTAGTCAAAGCGCCAGAACACTTTGTCTCTCAGGACTTAATTGCTGATATCAATGCCAATGGTATTGATGAAACCCGTCGTGGCTTTTTACGCAAAGGCTTTCTATCGGCTGTCGGTGGGGCAGCAGCAGGCTTGACCGCACCAATGGCTTTTGCAGTCGGCGAAGGTGATCCTGCCATTTTGGAAAAGCAAGAGTGGCAAACCACCTTGGGAAAAAATGTCGCCACCATGCCTTACGGTGTGCCTTCAATCTATGAAGCTAATTTAATACGACGTGAGTCACCTGGTTTGACGCGAGTAGCAGCTTCCTCAGTAGCATTTACTCCGCTGCAAGGTTTGTTTGGAACCATTACTCCCAATGGTTTGCACTTTGAGCGCCATCACCAGGGTTGGTACAACCTGAATCCAGAAACCCATCGCTTGATGGTGAATGGCATGGTCAAAAATGCGCGCGTGTTCACCATGAATGATTTAATGAGACTGCCATCAGTCTCCCGTACCCACTTTATTGAGTGCGGCGCTAATACCGGCCTTGAGTGGGGCAACGTCGCTGTGCCAACAGTGCAGTACACCCATGGCATGCTTTCTTGTTGCGAATTTACGGGTGTGCCACTCAAGGTATTGCTTGAGGAATGTGGGGCAGATCTGAAAAAAGGAAAGTTCCTGCTTGCTGAGGGAGGTGACGGATCTGGCATGACTCGCACGATTAATCTAGAGAGCTGTTTGGAAGATACGATCGTAGCCTGGAGCATGAATGGCGAAATGTTGCGCCCAGAAAATGGCTTCCCATTGCGTCTAGTGGTACCGGGTGTGCAGGGCGTTAGCTGGGTGAAGTGGTTACGCCGTTTAGAAGTAGGGGACATGCCCTGGAATACCAAAGATGAAGCGGTTCACTATATTGAATTGATGCCAAATGGTATGCATCGCCAATATGCCTCAATTCAGGAATGCAAGTCTGTGATTACCACTCCATCTGGCGGTCAGCAGTTACTCGACAAAGGTTTTTACAACATCAGCGGTATGGCTTGGTCCGGACGAGGAAAAATTAAACGCGTTGATGTGTCATTTGATGGCGGTAATAACTGGCGTACCGCACGCCTAGAAACACCAGTCCTCACAAAATCTATTACCCGCTTCAATATCGACTGGGTTTGGGATGGATCGCCCGCAATCTTGCAATCTAGAGCGGTGGATGATACTGGCTATATTCAGCCTTCGATAAAAGTACTGCGTGATTTACGTGGTAATCGCTCGATTTATCACAACAATGCAATTCAGTCCTGGAAATTAGACTCCAATGGCGAGGTGAGCAATGTCCAAGTTGGATAA
- a CDS encoding metalloregulator ArsR/SmtB family transcription factor — MKARAQKATKNLTPKQMEAVFLKVAAYFNVLSEPSRLRIMYAVCSGEKSVSEVIELCGSSQANVSRHLLSLHKAGILLRRKEGVTVYYSIADNATVDMCQSVCAKIAEGIH; from the coding sequence ATGAAAGCCAGAGCTCAAAAAGCGACAAAGAACCTAACTCCAAAGCAAATGGAGGCGGTATTTTTAAAGGTAGCCGCTTATTTCAACGTGCTATCAGAGCCTTCTCGCCTGCGGATCATGTATGCAGTTTGTAGCGGGGAAAAATCGGTCTCTGAAGTGATCGAATTGTGCGGTTCAAGTCAGGCCAATGTTTCAAGACATCTTTTGTCATTACACAAAGCAGGCATTTTGCTCCGGCGTAAAGAAGGCGTAACCGTCTATTACTCAATAGCAGATAACGCAACCGTAGATATGTGCCAATCAGTGTGTGCCAAGATTGCTGAAGGTATTCATTAA
- the modB gene encoding molybdate ABC transporter permease subunit translates to MDMEALILSLKLAIWTLVLILPFGVWVAHHLQSMGKARSWIEAALALPLVLPPTVLGYYLLVGLGGKSILGIPLVFSFTGILIASLIVNLPFAIQPIQRAFEAINPEIREAAQVSGLSQWQIFRLIELPLAWRGITSAAVLTFAHTLGEFGVILMVGGAIPGETKTVSIAIYDKVQSFDTVGASALSFILLATSLIAIAISYGVFGRHPSPTKEWRS, encoded by the coding sequence ATGGACATGGAAGCTCTCATCCTCTCATTAAAGCTAGCTATTTGGACTTTGGTCCTCATTCTTCCTTTTGGAGTTTGGGTAGCACATCATCTGCAAAGTATGGGCAAGGCCAGGTCATGGATTGAGGCCGCTCTAGCTCTTCCTCTGGTTCTGCCGCCAACCGTTTTAGGCTACTACCTTCTAGTTGGCCTGGGTGGCAAAAGTATCTTGGGTATTCCTCTGGTGTTTTCATTCACTGGAATTTTGATTGCCTCACTGATTGTTAACTTGCCTTTTGCCATTCAACCAATCCAGCGCGCGTTTGAGGCAATTAATCCAGAAATTCGGGAAGCAGCTCAAGTGAGCGGTCTCTCTCAGTGGCAAATCTTTCGCCTCATTGAATTACCTTTAGCTTGGCGCGGCATTACCAGTGCAGCTGTTCTGACTTTTGCCCATACCCTTGGTGAATTCGGTGTCATTCTGATGGTCGGTGGCGCCATTCCAGGAGAAACTAAAACTGTTTCGATTGCCATTTACGACAAAGTCCAAAGTTTCGATACCGTTGGCGCTAGCGCACTCTCATTCATCTTGCTAGCCACTTCGCTAATTGCCATTGCCATTTCATATGGCGTGTTTGGTCGTCACCCCTCGCCTACTAAAGAGTGGAGAAGCTGA
- a CDS encoding ABC transporter ATP-binding protein — protein sequence MFKIKLSQTTPNPLQLSLECVPGELHALVGPSGSGKTTALRTIAGLNNAETGKIECGGEIWFEANEVKGITTSLSPAQRSCGFLFQQYALFPHLSALENVCIPLYNSVADLTERKAQAQRWLNRMGIGDLAIRMPNQLSGGQQQRVALARALARSPKILLLDEPFSAVDAPTRQGLYKTLAELRKDLNIPILLVTHDLREADLLADRITVIDQGVGLQTASPQVLFERPRNSRVAELVGINNKFEGVFTEGKLTWSGCNQIFNVVDKGKIPPHTPVAWVIPSDGISLDATPSKTAIEAEVEHISSLGQIAVIQLRTLAGNHVITWEASAAEVKRLSLEAGNKSYIEIDGGKIHIMPLRPINDPRRFSN from the coding sequence ATGTTCAAAATTAAGCTCTCTCAGACCACGCCTAACCCTTTGCAACTCAGTCTCGAATGCGTCCCCGGAGAACTCCATGCCTTGGTCGGACCATCGGGTAGCGGCAAGACAACCGCCTTAAGAACTATTGCTGGCCTTAATAATGCTGAAACGGGAAAAATCGAATGTGGCGGCGAAATCTGGTTTGAAGCCAATGAAGTGAAGGGCATTACTACCTCACTCAGCCCTGCCCAACGCTCTTGCGGATTCTTATTCCAGCAGTACGCCCTCTTTCCACATTTATCTGCGCTCGAGAATGTCTGCATACCACTATATAACTCGGTGGCTGATCTTACGGAGCGTAAAGCACAAGCACAACGATGGCTGAACCGCATGGGTATTGGTGATTTAGCCATTCGCATGCCCAATCAACTCTCTGGCGGTCAGCAACAACGGGTGGCATTAGCAAGAGCCTTGGCAAGATCACCCAAGATCTTATTATTGGATGAACCTTTTTCTGCGGTAGATGCGCCAACACGCCAAGGTCTCTATAAAACCTTAGCTGAACTGCGTAAAGATTTAAATATTCCGATTCTGTTGGTGACTCATGATCTTCGCGAAGCCGATTTATTAGCAGATCGTATTACTGTCATCGACCAAGGTGTTGGACTGCAGACTGCTTCACCCCAGGTTCTTTTTGAAAGACCTAGAAATTCTCGCGTTGCAGAGCTAGTAGGCATCAATAATAAGTTTGAAGGCGTATTTACTGAAGGCAAACTGACTTGGAGTGGATGTAATCAGATATTTAATGTGGTTGATAAAGGCAAGATCCCCCCGCATACTCCCGTTGCTTGGGTCATCCCTTCAGATGGCATCAGCCTTGATGCAACACCCAGTAAAACAGCAATTGAAGCCGAAGTGGAACATATCAGTTCATTAGGTCAGATTGCCGTCATTCAACTACGCACACTCGCAGGTAATCATGTCATTACTTGGGAAGCATCTGCTGCTGAGGTAAAACGCTTATCTTTGGAGGCTGGCAATAAGTCTTATATTGAAATTGATGGAGGCAAGATTCACATCATGCCACTGCGCCCAATCAACGACCCAAGGCGCTTCAGTAATTAG
- a CDS encoding bifunctional 2-polyprenyl-6-hydroxyphenol methylase/3-demethylubiquinol 3-O-methyltransferase UbiG, whose product MSFADATQFWNERFDKEEFIFGKEPNEYLVEKANQYLKTGDKVLCIADGEGRNGVWLAKQGMQVVGFDASDIALAKAKQFAKDNQVEVEYSFSDTDSFIWHANTYDAVIGIFIQFADPAMRKRIFQKTYETLKPGSLFILQGYTPKQLEYKTGGPSLIEHLYTEELIRDLAQDFNILELHSYEKALSEGPRHTGMSAILGLVAQKPI is encoded by the coding sequence ATGAGCTTTGCTGACGCAACCCAGTTCTGGAATGAGCGCTTTGATAAAGAAGAGTTCATCTTTGGAAAAGAGCCGAATGAGTACCTTGTTGAAAAGGCAAATCAGTATCTCAAGACTGGTGACAAGGTGCTTTGTATTGCTGATGGCGAGGGTCGCAATGGTGTCTGGCTGGCAAAGCAAGGTATGCAGGTGGTTGGCTTTGATGCATCGGATATTGCGCTAGCTAAAGCAAAACAGTTTGCTAAAGATAATCAGGTAGAAGTTGAATATTCATTCTCCGATACTGATAGCTTTATATGGCATGCTAATACTTATGATGCTGTCATCGGAATCTTTATTCAGTTTGCTGATCCGGCAATGCGTAAGCGGATCTTTCAAAAGACTTACGAGACTCTGAAGCCAGGTAGCCTCTTTATTCTGCAGGGTTACACACCTAAGCAGTTGGAATATAAAACGGGTGGCCCATCATTGATAGAACATCTCTATACAGAAGAGCTGATTCGCGATTTAGCTCAAGACTTTAATATCCTGGAGCTTCATTCTTACGAAAAAGCATTATCAGAAGGTCCAAGACATACTGGTATGTCTGCCATACTCGGTTTGGTGGCTCAGAAGCCCATTTAG
- a CDS encoding O-succinylhomoserine sulfhydrylase — protein sequence MKSKPTRKKPDFSKLALETLAVRAGTRRTAEYQEHSEAMFLTSSFCFDSAELAADGFAHADQGFIYSRFTNPTVSMFQDRLAALEGGEACIATASGMSAILTMAMAHLQAGDHVVCSRSVFGATIQLFTNILSRFGITTTYVDLADTKSWQAAVQPNTKLFYLETPSNPLTEIADIKAISKIAKKAKALFAVDNCFCTPALQKPLALGADVVIHSATKYLDGQGRVVGGAIVGSKDFVMGKVFPYVRTAGPTLSAFNAWVFLKGLETLELRMKQQSENALALAQWLEKQPGVERVYHPGLKSHPQHALAMRQQKTGGAILSFVLKGGKKAAFNLINQTKLCSITANLGDTRTTITHPATTTHCRVTPEARKVAGITDGLVRIAVGLENINDLKSDLVGGLKK from the coding sequence ATGAAGAGTAAACCTACCCGCAAAAAACCTGATTTTTCCAAGCTAGCGCTCGAGACCTTAGCGGTCCGCGCTGGCACTCGTCGCACGGCTGAATATCAAGAGCATTCAGAGGCTATGTTTCTGACTTCCAGTTTCTGTTTTGATAGTGCTGAGTTAGCGGCTGATGGCTTTGCCCATGCGGACCAAGGTTTTATCTATTCACGCTTTACCAATCCAACTGTCAGTATGTTCCAAGATCGCTTGGCCGCTTTAGAAGGTGGTGAAGCTTGCATTGCAACTGCTTCTGGTATGTCTGCCATTTTGACGATGGCGATGGCGCATTTGCAAGCGGGCGATCATGTAGTTTGCTCACGTTCTGTCTTTGGTGCAACGATTCAGTTGTTCACTAACATCCTCAGTCGCTTTGGAATTACCACTACATATGTTGATTTGGCAGATACCAAGTCATGGCAAGCTGCTGTCCAGCCAAACACCAAACTGTTTTATCTTGAGACCCCATCAAATCCTTTGACTGAGATTGCCGATATCAAAGCGATTTCTAAGATTGCCAAGAAAGCAAAAGCCTTATTTGCGGTAGATAACTGTTTTTGCACACCAGCTCTCCAAAAGCCATTGGCTTTAGGTGCTGATGTCGTGATTCATTCAGCAACCAAGTATTTAGATGGTCAGGGTAGAGTGGTTGGCGGTGCGATTGTGGGCAGCAAAGATTTTGTTATGGGTAAGGTATTCCCATACGTTCGAACCGCAGGACCAACACTGTCTGCTTTTAATGCTTGGGTGTTTCTCAAAGGTCTGGAGACACTTGAGCTTCGTATGAAGCAGCAGAGCGAGAATGCCCTTGCATTAGCGCAATGGCTCGAGAAACAGCCTGGTGTTGAGCGCGTCTACCATCCAGGCCTTAAATCACATCCGCAACATGCTTTGGCAATGCGCCAACAAAAAACGGGTGGGGCTATTCTCTCCTTTGTTCTCAAGGGCGGAAAAAAAGCGGCTTTCAACCTAATCAATCAAACCAAGCTTTGCTCTATTACAGCTAACTTAGGCGATACCCGTACCACGATTACTCATCCAGCGACGACAACGCATTGCCGTGTAACGCCAGAGGCTCGCAAAGTTGCAGGAATTACAGATGGCTTAGTACGTATTGCAGTAGGCCTTGAGAATATCAACGATCTTAAAAGCGATCTTGTTGGCGGCTTGAAGAAGTAA
- the purF gene encoding amidophosphoribosyltransferase, with the protein MCGVVGTVSHSPVNQLLYDALLLLQHRGQDAAGIATMNGNSFTMHKANGLVRDVFRTRNMRSLVGNAGIGQVRYPTAGSASSEEEAQPFYVSAPYGIILAHNGNLTNAPSLRVEMAYRDRRHINTSSDTEVLLNVLADELQKETNSAALDEGAMFNAVTGVTSRVKGSYAVVSLIAGYGLLAFRDPFGIRPLCIGRIDTPQGPEWMVASESVALEGLGFTFVRDVNPGEAIYIDLDGNFYARQCVLNAVLTPCIFEYVYMARPDSTIDGVTVYNVRMRMGDYLAEKIRKETNVDEIDVVMPIPDSSRPAAMQVAKKLGVDYREGFFKNRYIGRTFIMPGQAVRKKSVRQKLNAMRIEFKDKTVLIVDDSIVRGTTSFEIVQMARESGAKKVIFASAAPPVRFPNVYGIDMPTRSELVAYGRTDEEINKMIGADQLIYQSVEDMKQAVRDINPNLHNFEASCFDGHYITGDINESYLDALEAQRNSSAAQADRQRDSSDFARSQLHLHLATED; encoded by the coding sequence ATGTGCGGCGTCGTCGGAACTGTTTCCCACTCCCCAGTCAACCAACTTCTCTATGATGCTTTGTTGCTCTTGCAGCATCGCGGACAAGATGCTGCCGGCATTGCGACGATGAACGGTAATTCGTTCACGATGCATAAAGCCAATGGCTTAGTACGAGACGTGTTTAGAACTCGCAATATGCGCAGCTTAGTGGGTAATGCTGGTATTGGCCAAGTACGTTATCCCACCGCTGGTTCAGCAAGTAGCGAAGAAGAAGCGCAACCGTTTTATGTCAGTGCCCCTTACGGCATTATTTTGGCTCACAACGGCAACCTCACCAATGCTCCAAGCTTACGTGTAGAGATGGCTTATCGAGATCGTCGTCACATTAACACCAGCTCAGATACCGAAGTATTGCTAAACGTCTTAGCAGATGAACTCCAAAAAGAAACAAATAGTGCTGCCTTGGATGAGGGCGCGATGTTTAATGCTGTCACCGGCGTAACAAGTCGCGTTAAGGGTTCATACGCCGTAGTCTCTTTGATTGCTGGCTATGGCTTGCTAGCATTCCGCGATCCATTTGGTATTCGTCCTCTTTGTATTGGGCGGATTGATACGCCGCAAGGCCCAGAATGGATGGTAGCCTCTGAATCCGTTGCACTGGAAGGTCTCGGATTTACCTTTGTGCGGGATGTTAATCCTGGTGAAGCCATCTATATTGATTTAGACGGCAACTTCTATGCGCGTCAATGTGTGCTGAATGCTGTTCTGACGCCTTGTATTTTTGAATACGTCTATATGGCTCGTCCAGACTCCACTATCGATGGAGTCACGGTCTATAACGTGCGTATGCGCATGGGTGATTACTTGGCAGAGAAGATTCGCAAAGAGACTAATGTCGATGAAATTGATGTAGTTATGCCGATTCCGGATTCTAGTCGTCCTGCAGCAATGCAAGTGGCTAAGAAATTAGGCGTGGATTATCGTGAAGGCTTCTTTAAGAATCGTTATATCGGTCGTACCTTCATCATGCCGGGACAGGCTGTGCGTAAAAAGTCTGTTCGTCAGAAACTCAATGCCATGCGGATTGAGTTTAAAGATAAGACTGTCTTGATCGTGGATGATTCTATTGTCCGTGGCACTACCTCATTTGAGATTGTGCAAATGGCACGCGAGTCTGGCGCTAAGAAAGTGATCTTTGCCTCTGCTGCACCTCCAGTGCGCTTCCCGAACGTCTACGGTATTGATATGCCAACGCGTAGCGAGTTAGTTGCCTATGGTCGCACTGATGAAGAAATTAACAAGATGATTGGCGCCGACCAACTTATCTATCAAAGCGTTGAAGATATGAAACAGGCGGTAAGGGATATCAATCCCAATCTTCATAATTTCGAAGCTTCTTGTTTTGACGGGCATTACATTACCGGCGACATTAATGAATCGTATTTGGATGCCTTGGAAGCGCAGCGTAATTCTTCTGCTGCACAGGCAGACCGTCAGCGTGATTCAAGCGACTTTGCTCGCTCCCAGCTCCACCTACATTTGGCTACCGAAGACTAA
- a CDS encoding CvpA family protein, with product MEYLSTLKLTSVDYFTLVVLLVSALVGISRGLFKEVLALASWFVAAWVAYHYSNYLSTEWLSTFHLDELLSLGLSWIILFVLTLIICGLFGGLVQKIILSAGLSLTDRFLGLAFGLLRGGLIVVVLATLAALTPIPQSVAWKNALTRPTVDMATGLIKGWLPADWAKQLSNTMPKITPTITPTLTIGN from the coding sequence ATGGAATACTTATCCACCTTAAAGCTAACATCGGTGGATTATTTCACCCTAGTGGTACTTTTGGTGTCTGCCCTAGTGGGTATCTCACGCGGATTATTTAAAGAAGTTCTGGCGCTTGCTTCTTGGTTCGTCGCTGCTTGGGTGGCTTATCACTACAGTAACTATCTTTCTACTGAATGGCTTTCAACCTTTCATCTAGACGAATTGCTCAGCCTTGGTTTGAGTTGGATCATTCTGTTTGTATTGACTTTGATTATCTGTGGATTGTTCGGTGGCTTAGTGCAAAAGATTATTTTGTCAGCAGGCTTAAGTTTGACGGACCGTTTTTTAGGCTTGGCGTTTGGTTTATTACGCGGTGGCTTGATTGTGGTGGTACTTGCCACCTTGGCGGCCTTGACTCCTATTCCACAGAGTGTGGCATGGAAAAACGCGCTTACCAGGCCGACCGTTGATATGGCTACTGGATTAATTAAAGGTTGGTTACCAGCCGATTGGGCAAAGCAATTGAGTAATACAATGCCTAAAATCACCCCAACCATTACTCCTACATTAACAATAGGAAATTAG